A genome region from Methanobacterium subterraneum includes the following:
- the pscS gene encoding O-phospho-L-seryl-tRNA:Cys-tRNA synthase yields the protein MKCQNYSLNRQTERENLNLNPLQRGGVLPPESRQALYEFSDGYSVCDYCAGRLDQVPRPSISGFLEDMACFINVDHVRTVHGAREGKFAVMHAICQPGDTVLVDGNAHYTSHLAAERNGLNIVEVPSSGYPEHRISPEGYRETLDELYDMGEEVSLVLLTHVDGDYGNVTDARGVGKVAHDAGIPFLLNCAYSMGRMPIDSKGWNVDFVVGSGHKSMAASGPIGILGVQDEWADLILKRSNRHEVKELEMLGCTTRGAPIATLMASLPHLIDRVDKWDVEVEKTRYFVSEMEKISGVRQIGVRPTEHDLVRFETPFFHSIADKHPRKGFYLYEELKKRNIVGIKRGQTQWFKCSVYGFSQEQVHYIAHSFAEIADKYREIGD from the coding sequence ATGAAATGTCAGAATTACTCCCTTAATCGCCAAACAGAAAGAGAAAATCTAAATCTAAACCCCCTTCAGCGTGGGGGGGTGCTTCCACCTGAATCACGCCAAGCATTATACGAATTTTCCGATGGTTACAGTGTCTGTGATTACTGTGCAGGTCGTCTGGATCAAGTGCCAAGACCCTCCATTAGTGGTTTTCTGGAGGATATGGCTTGCTTTATTAATGTGGATCATGTTCGAACTGTTCACGGTGCAAGGGAAGGTAAATTTGCAGTTATGCATGCCATTTGCCAGCCCGGAGACACCGTATTAGTTGATGGTAATGCCCATTACACCAGTCACCTGGCAGCAGAACGTAATGGGCTTAACATCGTGGAAGTCCCCAGCAGTGGTTATCCTGAACATCGTATAAGTCCGGAAGGATACCGGGAAACCCTGGATGAACTTTATGATATGGGTGAGGAGGTTAGTCTGGTTCTTTTAACCCATGTGGATGGGGATTATGGTAATGTTACTGATGCCAGGGGTGTTGGTAAAGTTGCACATGATGCAGGTATCCCATTCCTTTTAAACTGTGCTTATTCCATGGGGAGGATGCCTATTGATTCTAAGGGGTGGAATGTGGATTTCGTGGTGGGAAGTGGTCATAAAAGTATGGCTGCCTCTGGACCCATAGGCATTCTGGGAGTACAGGATGAATGGGCGGATCTGATTTTGAAAAGATCCAACCGGCATGAGGTGAAGGAACTGGAGATGTTGGGATGCACCACCCGTGGAGCTCCAATTGCAACTTTAATGGCATCCTTACCCCACTTAATAGACCGTGTCGATAAATGGGATGTTGAAGTTGAAAAAACACGCTATTTTGTTTCAGAAATGGAAAAAATAAGTGGAGTACGGCAAATTGGTGTGCGCCCAACTGAACATGACTTGGTAAGATTTGAAACCCCATTTTTCCATAGTATAGCAGATAAACATCCACGTAAAGGTTTTTATCTTTATGAAGAACTGAAAAAGAGGAACATTGTGGGGATCAAAAGGGGCCAGACCCAGTGGTTCAAGTGCAGTGTCTATGGTTTCAGCCAGGAACAGGTACATTACATTGCACATTCATTTGCTGAAATTGCAGACAAATACCGGGAAATAGGAGATTAA
- a CDS encoding AIM24 family protein encodes METVVEEPVQSPEIQPSPATAPAAGSTSKYSVNDFINKTMEKNGSGETFEIENNYLLNINLNGQAWSKKGAMVAYTGDVKFKREGTLEHGLNRFVKKAVTGESSTLMKMNGQGKVYLADQGKEIVVLNLQNERIYVNGNDLLAFEEQIDWDITMMSSGVGMSAGGLFHVKLEGTGMVAITTHFTPITLVVTPDQPVYTDPNATVAWSGGLSPSVKADVDFKTLLGKDSGETFQLKFQGQGFVIVQPFEEF; translated from the coding sequence ATGGAAACAGTAGTTGAAGAACCTGTTCAAAGCCCCGAAATACAGCCATCACCAGCCACTGCACCAGCAGCTGGTTCGACCAGTAAGTACTCGGTAAACGATTTCATCAACAAAACCATGGAAAAAAATGGTTCTGGTGAAACATTCGAGATTGAAAACAACTATCTGCTGAACATAAACCTCAATGGTCAGGCCTGGTCAAAAAAAGGAGCAATGGTTGCCTACACAGGGGATGTGAAGTTTAAAAGAGAGGGAACTCTCGAACATGGATTAAACCGTTTCGTTAAAAAAGCAGTGACTGGAGAGTCAAGCACCTTAATGAAAATGAACGGCCAGGGTAAGGTTTACCTGGCAGATCAGGGAAAGGAAATCGTTGTTTTGAACCTTCAAAATGAAAGGATCTACGTTAACGGGAATGATTTACTGGCCTTTGAAGAGCAGATTGACTGGGACATAACCATGATGAGTTCTGGTGTGGGAATGTCTGCAGGGGGTCTCTTCCATGTGAAACTGGAAGGAACCGGTATGGTAGCTATAACCACCCATTTCACACCAATCACTCTGGTGGTAACTCCAGACCAGCCAGTGTACACGGATCCCAATGCCACTGTAGCCTGGTCTGGTGGCTTAAGCCCATCAGTTAAGGCTGATGTGGACTTTAAAACCCTCCTGGGAAAAGATAGTGGTGAAACATTCCAGTTAAAATTCCAGGGTCAGGGCTTTGTGATAGTACAACCCTTCGAGGAGTTTTAG
- a CDS encoding patatin-like phospholipase family protein, with product MNDTNKKTSKALVLSGGGITGTAWELGVLFGLEESGVDVTDVELVVGTSAGSSVGAQIASGLSLEELYNLQLVPIHETLERPLDFDGHKFRQMMAAAIMSSPNSQTARARIGEAALATPTMSEEERLEMMASRLPVHEWNPEIKLIINAVDAETGEWVNFDRNSGVPLLLAVSASSAVPGIYPPTTINGHRYIDGGMSSGTNADVAQGYHLVIILVAEPSMTAPAMGPTMHRITFEEELTQLKQSGSQVMVITPDEETLESKGPNPLDADFRAASAEAGRKQGRKIAGEVKTFWNVD from the coding sequence ATGAATGATACCAATAAGAAAACATCAAAAGCACTGGTTCTAAGTGGAGGAGGAATCACCGGAACAGCCTGGGAATTAGGCGTTCTATTCGGGCTTGAAGAAAGTGGTGTGGATGTGACTGATGTGGAACTTGTCGTGGGAACATCAGCTGGTTCCAGTGTAGGGGCTCAAATCGCCAGCGGTCTCAGCCTAGAAGAACTCTACAATCTCCAACTGGTACCAATCCATGAAACCCTGGAAAGACCATTGGATTTCGATGGGCATAAATTCAGACAAATGATGGCGGCAGCAATTATGAGCTCGCCGAACTCTCAAACTGCACGAGCACGCATTGGAGAAGCCGCACTGGCCACACCCACCATGAGTGAAGAAGAAAGATTGGAAATGATGGCTTCTCGACTTCCAGTTCACGAATGGAACCCAGAAATAAAACTTATAATAAATGCTGTTGATGCTGAAACTGGAGAATGGGTTAATTTTGATAGAAATTCAGGTGTTCCGCTCCTTCTAGCTGTATCCGCCAGTTCAGCGGTCCCTGGTATTTATCCCCCCACCACTATCAATGGTCACCGGTACATTGATGGAGGTATGAGTTCTGGTACCAACGCCGATGTAGCCCAGGGTTACCATCTGGTGATTATCCTTGTGGCTGAACCGAGTATGACTGCACCGGCAATGGGACCCACCATGCACCGCATTACCTTTGAAGAGGAACTGACTCAGCTAAAGCAATCTGGTTCCCAAGTAATGGTTATCACCCCCGATGAAGAAACCCTGGAATCTAAAGGACCAAATCCCCTTGATGCTGATTTTAGAGCAGCATCTGCTGAAGCGGGGCGTAAACAAGGTAGAAAAATAGCCGGAGAAGTTAAAACCTTTTGGAATGTGGATTGA
- a CDS encoding nitroreductase family protein, with protein sequence MVDLYPQIFKRKSIRNYDLTPLEDSVLGPVVESINKLEPLYDDIKVDLKIITSDNVNPRMMKKAPYYIAGFSEDKEGYKTNLGYMLQQMDLFFSANGWGSCWQGIPKPKKNILESSDLKFVILMAFGKANVPLHRTSTMEFKRKPLNKVSNIKNEGYLGAILEAARLAPSATNSQPWFFKGDNHVIHVYSFKPSILRAIILKKYIPIDIGIVLYHLKSAAEHFGKNPEIIFDETGNENSPHGYEYVTSMIID encoded by the coding sequence ATGGTTGATTTATATCCGCAAATATTCAAGAGGAAGTCCATTAGAAATTATGATCTCACCCCACTAGAAGACAGTGTTCTAGGGCCAGTTGTTGAATCTATTAACAAATTGGAACCTTTATATGATGATATTAAAGTAGATCTGAAGATCATAACCTCTGATAATGTTAACCCAAGGATGATGAAGAAGGCACCTTATTATATTGCAGGGTTTTCAGAAGATAAAGAGGGTTATAAAACCAATTTAGGTTACATGCTTCAACAGATGGATCTATTCTTTTCAGCCAATGGTTGGGGCAGTTGCTGGCAGGGGATCCCCAAGCCTAAGAAAAATATTTTAGAAAGTTCAGATCTCAAATTCGTTATTTTAATGGCATTCGGAAAGGCAAATGTACCCTTACACCGAACCAGCACTATGGAGTTCAAGAGAAAACCTCTCAACAAAGTAAGTAACATTAAAAATGAAGGATATCTTGGGGCAATATTGGAAGCAGCACGCCTGGCTCCATCTGCAACTAACAGTCAGCCCTGGTTTTTCAAAGGTGATAATCATGTAATTCATGTTTATTCATTTAAACCAAGTATTCTAAGGGCTATCATACTAAAAAAATATATCCCCATTGATATTGGAATTGTGCTTTATCATTTGAAGAGTGCAGCTGAACATTTTGGTAAGAACCCTGAGATTATTTTCGATGAAACTGGAAATGAAAACTCTCCCCATGGATACGAATATGTAACCAGTATGATAATTGATTAA
- a CDS encoding ATP cone domain-containing protein, translating to MAKVIKKKGSIEPFNPNKIKGSLQKATIDAGYSLEEKKDIINQVFTNINKKIDETEEIKSETIKMCLLTELDKCEPYIAKSWRRFDDKYKSR from the coding sequence ATGGCCAAGGTAATCAAAAAGAAAGGTTCCATTGAACCATTTAATCCGAATAAAATTAAAGGTTCACTTCAGAAGGCAACAATCGATGCAGGATACAGTCTGGAAGAAAAAAAGGACATTATTAACCAGGTATTTACCAATATTAATAAAAAGATCGATGAAACTGAAGAAATTAAAAGTGAAACCATTAAAATGTGCCTATTGACTGAATTAGATAAATGCGAGCCATATATAGCTAAATCATGGCGCAGATTTGATGATAAATACAAATCAAGATAA
- the arfB gene encoding 2-amino-5-formylamino-6-ribosylaminopyrimidin-4(3H)-one 5'-monophosphate deformylase, translating to MIELRYSSGKLLSPEVHKIGIMAIGSHLENHGAALPIDTDSKIASYLAFQASIRTGAKFIGILYAATEYDYVKHGVHMSADDLVKKELIPTLNSARNNLNLEAVVLVNGHGGNMPIKDYLADIEKELGIRIIFNNRIVEIEGPHAGTGELSMGVVLGMADESRLNEHCQFEEYPEVGMVGLPEARQQNKGIDDGACQVENEGIVVDLEVGENLLETAITDIVKDVQSILN from the coding sequence TTAGATACTCCTCTGGTAAGCTACTTTCACCAGAGGTTCATAAAATAGGCATCATGGCCATTGGTTCCCATCTGGAAAACCATGGAGCAGCACTCCCCATTGACACAGATTCTAAAATAGCATCTTATCTAGCATTCCAGGCTTCTATTCGTACTGGTGCCAAGTTTATAGGAATCTTATATGCTGCAACTGAGTATGACTATGTGAAACATGGAGTTCACATGTCTGCTGATGATCTGGTGAAAAAAGAACTTATCCCTACCCTAAACAGTGCCAGGAATAATCTAAATCTTGAAGCAGTGGTTCTGGTTAATGGACACGGTGGTAATATGCCAATCAAAGATTATCTGGCTGATATTGAAAAAGAACTTGGTATTAGGATCATCTTTAACAATCGTATTGTGGAAATTGAGGGACCACACGCTGGAACCGGAGAACTTTCCATGGGGGTGGTTCTGGGAATGGCCGATGAATCCCGTCTTAATGAACACTGCCAGTTTGAGGAATACCCTGAAGTGGGAATGGTTGGCCTTCCGGAGGCACGTCAGCAGAATAAGGGTATTGATGATGGGGCCTGCCAGGTTGAAAATGAGGGTATTGTCGTGGACCTGGAAGTAGGGGAAAACCTGCTTGAAACTGCTATAACTGACATTGTTAAGGACGTTCAAAGTATACTAAATTAA
- a CDS encoding sensor histidine kinase: protein MKKSQNRINPRFNAFKIAFIYFVISIAWIIASDQILVMTTANSQLFTTLAIFKGSFFVILTAILIYLLVYRNLVSIKRSEKDLKESERKFREIFNKANDMISVNVMNEDGIPGKFLEVNEVVSKRLGYTNEELLSMTPSDLVSPEKSDLIQVNAEKLFKKGQNTFEIVLVTKDGKEIPVEVNNHFIDYNGKRVSLAVSRDITDRKKSEEQLKASLGEKIVLLREIHHRVNNNLQIISSLFNLQSNYVDENSKDILMASQSRVKSMAMIHEKLYQSPDMTRINMKDYIESFVSGLFSLYMAETTAIHLQTDLEDIEMGIDTAIPVGLIINELVTNSLKHAFPAGNEGGIIEISFRKEGELLTLKIADNGIGLPERRKIETKKSLGLQLVSNLVNQLDGTMMVSGENGTEVKLQFEELKYKKRL from the coding sequence ATGAAAAAATCCCAAAATCGAATTAATCCACGTTTCAATGCTTTTAAAATAGCTTTTATTTATTTTGTTATTAGCATAGCTTGGATTATTGCTTCTGATCAGATCCTAGTTATGACTACGGCTAACAGTCAACTATTCACGACCCTGGCCATATTCAAAGGGAGTTTTTTTGTTATTCTCACTGCTATTTTGATATATTTATTAGTTTACCGGAATCTGGTTTCTATTAAGCGTTCTGAAAAAGATTTAAAGGAAAGTGAAAGGAAATTTCGTGAAATCTTCAACAAGGCCAATGACATGATCTCGGTTAATGTCATGAATGAAGACGGAATTCCGGGGAAGTTCCTGGAAGTTAATGAGGTGGTCAGTAAGAGACTGGGATACACAAATGAGGAGTTACTAAGTATGACTCCATCGGACCTAGTTTCCCCTGAAAAATCAGATCTCATCCAAGTAAACGCTGAAAAACTTTTTAAAAAGGGACAAAACACCTTTGAAATAGTGTTGGTGACTAAAGATGGAAAAGAAATACCGGTAGAGGTTAACAACCACTTCATTGATTATAATGGGAAAAGAGTTAGTCTGGCAGTTTCTCGTGATATAACTGATCGTAAAAAATCAGAAGAACAATTAAAAGCATCTTTAGGAGAAAAAATTGTTTTACTACGTGAAATTCATCATCGGGTTAACAATAACCTGCAAATCATCTCCAGTTTGTTCAATCTCCAATCTAACTATGTTGATGAAAATTCTAAGGATATCCTGATGGCCAGTCAGAGTAGGGTTAAGTCCATGGCCATGATCCATGAAAAACTATACCAATCACCGGATATGACCCGTATAAATATGAAAGATTACATAGAAAGCTTTGTTTCAGGATTATTCTCATTATATATGGCGGAAACCACGGCCATTCATCTTCAAACAGATCTGGAAGACATTGAAATGGGTATTGATACTGCAATACCCGTAGGATTAATCATCAACGAACTGGTTACCAACTCCTTGAAACATGCTTTTCCCGCTGGAAATGAAGGAGGGATAATTGAAATTAGTTTTAGAAAAGAGGGTGAACTATTAACCCTGAAAATAGCGGATAATGGTATAGGGCTACCTGAAAGAAGAAAAATCGAAACTAAAAAAAGTCTTGGCTTACAACTTGTATCTAATCTTGTTAATCAGTTAGATGGTACAATGATGGTTAGCGGAGAAAATGGAACTGAAGTAAAACTTCAATTTGAAGAATTAAAATATAAAAAAAGACTTTGA